In Roseicyclus marinus, the genomic window GGGGGATGCGATTTTCACGCTCTGGGGCTTTGACGCGACATGGCAGGGCGTGGCGCTGGCCGTCGAGATCGCGCTGACGGCCAATGCCGTCGTGCTGGCGCTTCTGGTGCTGGTGGGCACGATGGAGCCCGTGGTGCTGGGCCATGCGCTTTACGCGTTGCGGATGCCTGCGGGGCTGGTGCAGCTGATGATGTTCTCGATCCGCTACATCGATGTGCTGCGCGCGGAATACCTGCGGCTGCGGGTCGCGATGAAGGTGCGCGGCTTTCGCCCCGGCACGAACCGGCATACCTATCGCAGCATGGGATACCTGGTGGGCATGATGCTGGTGCGCGCCGTGGAACGGTCGGAACGGATCATGGACGCGATGAAATGCCGGGGCTTCACGGGGCAGATACACCTGCACCGCGATTACAGGCTGCGGGGGCTTGATGCGGTTTTCGCGGGGGGGAGCGTTTTGGCGATGAGCCTGCTTGTCGGGATGGAGCTGGTCCTGTGAGCCTGATCGAGCTGAGGGGCATCCATTTCGCCTATCCCCGCGCCGAGCCGATCCTGCGCGACGTGTCGCTGCGGCTGGGGGCGGGGGAACGGCTGTCGCTGGTCGGGCCGAACGGCGTGGGGAAATCGACGCTGCTCAAGATCATCGTGGGGCTGCTCAGGCCGCAGGCGGGCGAGGTCCGGGTGCTGGATGCGCCAAGGCAGGCGGAGGCCGATTTCATCGAGGTGCGCCGCCGGGTCGGATTGGTGTTCCAGGATGCCGATGATCAGCTGTTCTGCCCGACCGTGGCCGAGGACATTGCCTTTGGCCCGTTGAACCTTGGCCGGAGCCGTGAGGAGGCGATGGGCATCGTCGATGACGTGCTGGGGCGGCTGGGGCTGATGCATCTGCGCGACCGGATCACGCATCACCTGTCGGGGGGCGAGAAGCGGCTGGTGACGCTGGCGACCGTGTTGGCGATGGAGCCGGAGGTCCTGCTGCTCGACGAGCCGACCAATGCGCTGGATGCGGAGAACTGGGCGCGGCTGGTGGAGATCCTGAGCGGGTTGCCGCAGGCCATCTTGCTCGTGTCGCATGATCCGGCCTTCCGCGAGCGGATCGCGCCCTGTGCCTTCAACCTGACCAAGGGGCATCTGGAGGCCGTGTAGCGCCTGTCCCGGTCAGTCGCCGCGCCGCAAGAGATAGGTGTCCATGATCCAGCCGTGTTCGGCGCGCGCCCGGGCCCGCATCTCGAGGATGCGGGGGGTGGCTTCGGACAGGGGGCCCGAGGCGAGGATCTGGTTCTTCATCCCCAGATAGGCCCCCCACCAGATCCGCAGGTCCGGGGCGTCGAGGTGGCGAAAGCTGCATTCACCGTCGAGCATGACCACGACCGTATCGGCCCCCGGCGGAAGCCCGTGGTCGCGCAGGCGGCGGCCGGTGGTGATTGTGACCGCGCCGTTCACGGTGTTGAACGGGATGGCATGGGCCGAGGTGAGCGCCTGCAGCGCGGTGATGCCGGGGATAACGCGCAGGCCAGGTTTTGGCGAGAGCCGCGCGGCGATGCGCAGGGTGGAATCGTAAAGACCCGGATCGCCCCAGACCAGAAGCGCCACAGGGCCTTGGGGCTGCGCCTTTTCGAGCGCTGCGGCCCAGATCTGCGCGATCTCGTCATGCCAGCGCGCGACCCGCGTCGCATAGGGCAGGCTGTCGTCGCGGACGGGCATGTCGAATTCGACGACCGGCGCGGGGCTGTCGCAGGCGGCAAGGATCAGGTGGCGCAGATCGGCAAGGTCGGATTTGTCGGGGCCCTTGCGCGGGACCATGACAAGGGCCGCGTCCCGCAGCGCGCGGCGGGCCTCCAGGGTGACATGTTCGGGATTGCCCGTGCCGATGCCGATCAACCAAAGCTCGGTCACACCAAGCCCTCCGCTTGGGCAAGCGATCCGTAGAAGATCAGCGCAGGCTTGGGGCCGATCCCGTGGGCGAGGTCGGCGGCAAGGGCTGCGACGGTCGTGCGGCGGGTCCGGGCCTCGGGGGTGCCGACGGATTCGGCCAGCATGGCGGGGGTGTCGGGGGGCAGGCCGCGCGCGATGAGCATCTCGGCCAGCGCCGGAAAGGTGCGCTTGCCCATGAAGATGACGGTGCAGGCCAAGGGATCGGCCAGCGCGTCGAGGTTGAGGTCCGGCGGAAGCTGCCCGCTTGCGTCGTGCCCGGTCACGAACTGGACGCGCCGCGCGGTCAGGCGGCGGGTGAGCGGGATGCCCGCGGCGGCGGCGGCGGCGAAGGGGGAGGCGATGCCCGGAACGATCTCGAACCCGATGCCATGGGCGCGGAGCGCGACCAGTTCTTCCTCGAGCCGACCGAAAAGCCCGCCATCGCCCGATTTCAGCCGCACGATGCGACCGCCCGCCAGGGCGTAATCCACCAGAAGGCGGCTGACGTGATCTTGTTTGGGCGAGGGGCGACCGGCGCGTTTGCCCACGCCCACCAGATCGGCCCCGGCGCGGGCAAAGCTGAGGATCGGACCGGCCGAGAGATCGTCATAGAGGATCGCATCGGCGCGCTTGATCCGGTCGACGGCCTTGAGCGTCAGAAGCTCCGGATCGCCGGGACCCGAGCCGATGAAGCTGACGAAACCTGTCATGCGGCATCCTCCGCGATCAGGTGAAAGAAGGTGCCGGTCACATGGCCCCGGTGCGAGCCGGTTTCGGGGACCGGGTTGCCATCGGCGTCGGTGACATGGGCGAGCGGCGCATCGGGTTGTTCGAGGATCGTCGAATAGTGGAATTCGTGCCCCCGCAGCGCGCTGCCCGCTGCATGGCCCGGCATGGCGCGCGACAGGACGGCACGGCGGTAGCCAAGGTGGAACTTGCGCTTTTCATAGGAGGTCACGAGACCCAGAAGCCCCGCCATGGCGTGGCTTTGGCCGTGCTTGTCGATGAGCGCCGCGCCAAGGGCCATGTAGCCCCCGCATTCGCCATGGACGGGACGGGTTTGGGCATGGTGGCGCAGACCGGACAGGAAATGCGTGGCGGCGGCAAGCCGACCTGCATGCAGTTCCGGGTAGCCGCCGGGAAGCCAGACCAGATCGGCGGTTGGATCGGGTGCCTCGTCCGCCAAGGGCGAGAAGGGCAGGATTTCCGCGCCGGCCGCGCGCCAGCCTTCGAGAAGATGGGGATAGGTGAAGGAAAAGGCCGCATCCTGCGCCAGGGCGATGCGCTGGGCGGGGGGGCGCGGCAGGGTGCCTGCGGCGGCGGGCTGTGCGCCAAGGGCTGCGCCCCTGATCGCGGCCAGATCGACATGCTCGCGCAGGAAAGCCGCGTAGCCCGCGATGGCACGGTCCAGATCGGGGTGTTCGACCGCCTGGATGAGGCCGAGGTGCCGCTCGGGCAGGGCCAGATCGCCCCGGCGCGGCAGGGCGCCCAGAACGGGCAGGCCCGCGCGGTCCATGCCCAGACGGGTCAGACGTTCGTGCCGGGGGCTCGCGACCCGGTTCAGGATCACGCCCGCGATGCTGAGGTCGGGGTCGTATCGTGCAAAGCCAAGGGCGGTTGCGGCCGCAGATTGCGCCTGTCCGCCCACGTCGAGGACCAGGATGACGGGCCAGCCCATCGCCCTGGCGGTTTCCGCGCTGGAGCCGAACCCCGACCGCCCCCGCGTGGCGACCCCGTCGAAAAGGCCCATGGACCCTTCGCCGACGCAGATGTCTGCCCCCTGGGCCTGGGCCGAGATGGCGTTGAACAGCGCTCCGTCCATCGCCCATGTGTCGAGGTTGAAGGAGGCCCGCCCGCTGGCCGCGCGGTGAAAGGCCGGGTCGATGTAATCGGGGCCGGATTTGAAGGGCTGCACGGTCAAGCCATCCTCGGCCAGCGCCCGAAGAAGGCCCAGCATCACGGTCGTCTTGCCTGTGCCCGATGCGGGGGCCGAGACGATGAGGCCGGGGGGGATAATGCCCTCAGTCATCCGAAGGGCTCCATTCGGCCCAGGGGCTGTCGGCGCTTTGCGGGCGGTAGCGGCGGTCGTAATCGGCGGCGTAAAGGCGGCTTTCGCTGAAATCGCTCTCGCCAAGGGCGCGGCCCACCATGATCAGCGCGGTGCGTTCGATGCCTTGGGGGAGGGCGGCTTCGATGGTCGAGAGCGTGGCGCGCAGGATGCGTTCATCGGGCCAGCTGGCGCGCCAGACGACCGCGACCGGGCAATCCACGCCGTAATGCGGGATCAGGTCGGCCACGACCCGGCCAAGGTTCTGGATCGACAGGTGGATGGCCAGCGTCGCGCCGGTCGCGCCGAAGGCTGCCAGTGTCTCACCCTCGGGCATGGAGGAGGCGCGGCCCGGTGTGCGGGTCAGGATGACGGATTGCGCCACGCCCGGCAGGGTCAATTCGGCCCCGAGCGTGGCGGCTGCCGCCGCGAAGGAGGGCACCCCCGGCGTGACCGTGTAGGGAATGCCCATGGCGCGCAGGCGGCGGGTCTGTTCGCCCATCGCCGACCAGACCGACAGGTCGCCGGAATGGAGGCGCGCCACGTCCTGGCCTTGCGCATGGGCTGTGGCGATTTCGGCCATGATCGCGTCGAGGTCGAGCGGCGCGGTGTTCACGATCCGCGCGCCGGGCGGGCAATGGGACAAAACCGCCTCGGGCACGAGGGAGCCTGCGTAAAGGCAGACGGGGCAGGCGGCGATCAGGTCGCGCCCCCGCAGGGTGAGAAGATCGGCGGCACCGGGTCCGGCCCCGATGAAATGCACGGTCATGTGTCGTTCCTTTCCGCCAGCGCGCAGGTGGCCATCCCGTCCGTCGAGACCTGACGCGCCACGATCAGCCGCGCGCCCGGTCCGGCGGCGGCCAGCGCCGCGGCCTCGGCCATGCTGTCTGTGCCGCGCGCGGCAAGCGATGCCGCCGAACGGGTCCGGGTCTGTTGGGCCGCGAGGAGGGCGCTGTCAACACCATGGGCGGGCAGGTTCAGCTCGCGCGCAAGGGACCGGAAGGTCGGGGTCGCGGCCTTGTCGGTCGCGGTGGCGATGAGCGCCACCTGCTGCGAGCGCCCGGTGCGGTCGAGCGCATCGCGCAGGCTGGCCGGTGTCGCCGCCCCGCGAAAGCCGAAGCCCGCCACGATCACAGCACGACCCGCCATTGCACGATGGGCCGCGCAGGCGACCAGCCGCGTTTGGGGCCCAGGGGTGCTGCCTCGGCCAGGTCGATGCGCAGGAGATCGCCGCCGAGTTGGGCGCTCCATGCGGTCAGGAGCGCTTCGCTTTCCAGCGTCACGGCATGGGCCACCAGACGCGTGCCGGGGGCAAGGCGGGTGGTCAGATCCTGCATCAGCGCCCCCGACAGGCCGCCGCCGATGAAGACGGCATCAGAGGGTGGCAGGTCGGCCAGGGCCGCAGGGGCCGCACCCTCGACCACCTGCAGGCGGTCGAGCCCGTAGCGGTCGGCATTGGCGCGGATGCGGGCGGCGCGGTCGGGGCGGGGTTCGATGCTGATCGCCGAAAGGCTTGGGTGGGACAGGCACCATTCGATCCCGATGGAGCCCGACCCGCCGCCGATATCCCAGAGCGTCTGACCGGGCAGGGGGGCCAGCGCCGAGAGCGCCAGCGCGCGGATGGGCCGCTTGGTGATCTGGCCATCCGTGTCGAAGAAGCTGTCCGCGATGCCCGAGGCACGGGGAAGGGATGGGCCGTTGCCCGCAACCTCGATCGCCACGGCGACCGGATGGGCGAAGCTGCCGCCGAGGGTTTGGGCCGTGTCGCGGGTGATCCGCTCGCGCGGGCCGCCAAGCGCCTCGAGCACCGTCAGCTGGCTATCGCCGAAGCCTTCAGCAGCAAGGTAGCCGGCCAGCGCGCCCACCGCCGGCCCGTCGCGCAAAAGCACGATGGCGCGTTGGCCGGGGGCGAGATGGGGGCGGAGCCGGGCAAGGGGCGCGGCATGAAGCCCGAGGCAGAGCGTGGTTTCAAGCGGCCAGCCAAGGCGGGCGGCGGCGCGCGAAAAGGTCGAGGGGGCGGGCAGGGCGTGCCATTCACCGGGGGCAAGCCGGGTGGCGATGACCGACCCGGCACCGAACCAGAAGGGAT contains:
- the cobM gene encoding precorrin-4 C(11)-methyltransferase is translated as MTVHFIGAGPGAADLLTLRGRDLIAACPVCLYAGSLVPEAVLSHCPPGARIVNTAPLDLDAIMAEIATAHAQGQDVARLHSGDLSVWSAMGEQTRRLRAMGIPYTVTPGVPSFAAAAATLGAELTLPGVAQSVILTRTPGRASSMPEGETLAAFGATGATLAIHLSIQNLGRVVADLIPHYGVDCPVAVVWRASWPDERILRATLSTIEAALPQGIERTALIMVGRALGESDFSESRLYAADYDRRYRPQSADSPWAEWSPSDD
- a CDS encoding cobyrinate a,c-diamide synthase, which gives rise to MTEGIIPPGLIVSAPASGTGKTTVMLGLLRALAEDGLTVQPFKSGPDYIDPAFHRAASGRASFNLDTWAMDGALFNAISAQAQGADICVGEGSMGLFDGVATRGRSGFGSSAETARAMGWPVILVLDVGGQAQSAAATALGFARYDPDLSIAGVILNRVASPRHERLTRLGMDRAGLPVLGALPRRGDLALPERHLGLIQAVEHPDLDRAIAGYAAFLREHVDLAAIRGAALGAQPAAAGTLPRPPAQRIALAQDAAFSFTYPHLLEGWRAAGAEILPFSPLADEAPDPTADLVWLPGGYPELHAGRLAAATHFLSGLRHHAQTRPVHGECGGYMALGAALIDKHGQSHAMAGLLGLVTSYEKRKFHLGYRRAVLSRAMPGHAAGSALRGHEFHYSTILEQPDAPLAHVTDADGNPVPETGSHRGHVTGTFFHLIAEDAA
- the cbiE gene encoding precorrin-6y C5,15-methyltransferase (decarboxylating) subunit CbiE: MSEAPWLTIIGLGEDGPEGLSPASRAALERAQIVMGPPRHLGLLPDLAAKRVDWPVPFADGLPLLESFRGRPTVALVSGDPFWFGAGSVIATRLAPGEWHALPAPSTFSRAAARLGWPLETTLCLGLHAAPLARLRPHLAPGQRAIVLLRDGPAVGALAGYLAAEGFGDSQLTVLEALGGPRERITRDTAQTLGGSFAHPVAVAIEVAGNGPSLPRASGIADSFFDTDGQITKRPIRALALSALAPLPGQTLWDIGGGSGSIGIEWCLSHPSLSAISIEPRPDRAARIRANADRYGLDRLQVVEGAAPAALADLPPSDAVFIGGGLSGALMQDLTTRLAPGTRLVAHAVTLESEALLTAWSAQLGGDLLRIDLAEAAPLGPKRGWSPARPIVQWRVVL
- the cbiQ gene encoding cobalt ECF transporter T component CbiQ; the encoded protein is MAQVLSPQQVALDPEGRLSGWLGDVDPRLRILAASLFALVVVACASLPVLALAFGLSLALLLGSRLPLGRMLKRMAAMDGFILFTLAILPFSVPGDAIFTLWGFDATWQGVALAVEIALTANAVVLALLVLVGTMEPVVLGHALYALRMPAGLVQLMMFSIRYIDVLRAEYLRLRVAMKVRGFRPGTNRHTYRSMGYLVGMMLVRAVERSERIMDAMKCRGFTGQIHLHRDYRLRGLDAVFAGGSVLAMSLLVGMELVL
- a CDS encoding energy-coupling factor ABC transporter ATP-binding protein; protein product: MSLIELRGIHFAYPRAEPILRDVSLRLGAGERLSLVGPNGVGKSTLLKIIVGLLRPQAGEVRVLDAPRQAEADFIEVRRRVGLVFQDADDQLFCPTVAEDIAFGPLNLGRSREEAMGIVDDVLGRLGLMHLRDRITHHLSGGEKRLVTLATVLAMEPEVLLLDEPTNALDAENWARLVEILSGLPQAILLVSHDPAFRERIAPCAFNLTKGHLEAV
- a CDS encoding cobalamin biosynthesis protein; amino-acid sequence: MIVAGFGFRGAATPASLRDALDRTGRSQQVALIATATDKAATPTFRSLARELNLPAHGVDSALLAAQQTRTRSAASLAARGTDSMAEAAALAAAGPGARLIVARQVSTDGMATCALAERNDT
- the cobA gene encoding uroporphyrinogen-III C-methyltransferase, coding for MTGFVSFIGSGPGDPELLTLKAVDRIKRADAILYDDLSAGPILSFARAGADLVGVGKRAGRPSPKQDHVSRLLVDYALAGGRIVRLKSGDGGLFGRLEEELVALRAHGIGFEIVPGIASPFAAAAAAGIPLTRRLTARRVQFVTGHDASGQLPPDLNLDALADPLACTVIFMGKRTFPALAEMLIARGLPPDTPAMLAESVGTPEARTRRTTVAALAADLAHGIGPKPALIFYGSLAQAEGLV
- the cobF gene encoding precorrin-6A synthase (deacetylating); this encodes MTELWLIGIGTGNPEHVTLEARRALRDAALVMVPRKGPDKSDLADLRHLILAACDSPAPVVEFDMPVRDDSLPYATRVARWHDEIAQIWAAALEKAQPQGPVALLVWGDPGLYDSTLRIAARLSPKPGLRVIPGITALQALTSAHAIPFNTVNGAVTITTGRRLRDHGLPPGADTVVVMLDGECSFRHLDAPDLRIWWGAYLGMKNQILASGPLSEATPRILEMRARARAEHGWIMDTYLLRRGD